Proteins from one Heterodontus francisci isolate sHetFra1 chromosome 42, sHetFra1.hap1, whole genome shotgun sequence genomic window:
- the LOC137355383 gene encoding probable G-protein coupled receptor 139, translated as MRYPLIFQIERIYYPLIVVFGVPVSLVAIVILSRGKCGLSKCVTYYLVAMAAADFAVIITDVIMHRINNMYFPVSFLFLTPMCSLRLVMYNVSLHCSVWFTVAFTFDRFIAICCHKLKPKYCTQKTAIMVISAVCVVSFLRSIPGFIVYKPSFVINNVSWYCVGKAEYWTSKFWRAYECIDSILTPLLPIILILLLNAITVQHIMVANKARKGFRRNNENQNDPEMENRRKSMILLFALSANFVLLWMTYLVHSLRWQVENFNYQNKYLNNPVYIVQQFGYMLQILSSSTNTCIYGLTQRKFREELKKGIKYLFTLNEKLIA; from the exons ATGCGGTATCCATTAATTtttcagatagaacgcatttactACCCTCTTATTGTGGTGTTTGGTGTCCCCG TTagtttggtggcgattgtgatcctttcccgaggaaagtgtggtctctccaaatgcgtCACTTACTACCTGGTTGCCATGGCAGCTGCTGATTTCGCTGTGATTATCACTGATGTAATAATGCATCGGATTAATAATATGTACTTTCCCGTTAGTTTCTTGTTCCTAACTCCCATGTGTTCTCTCAGACTTGTCATGTATAATGTGTCCCTTCACTGTTCGGtttggttcactgtcgctttcacctttgatcgctttATAGCAATTTGTTGTCACAAGCTCAAACCAAAATATTGCACCCAGAAAACAGCGATTATGGTTATATCTGCTGTGTGTGTGGTGAGTTTTTTGAGAAGCATTCCTGGTTTCATTGTATACAAGCCTTCTTTTGTAATTAACAATGTCTCATGGTATTGTGTTGGAAAAGCAGAATACTGGACTTCAAAGTTCTGGAGGGCGTACGAGTGCATTGACAGTATTTTAACCCCTTTATTACCAATCATACTAATATTATTGCTTAATGCAATAACCGTGCAGCATATTATGGTAGCAAATAAAGCACGCAAGGGATTTCGGAGAAACaatgagaatcagaatgatccagagatgGAAAACcggagaaaatcaatgattttgcTGTTTGCACTATCAGCCAATTTTGTACTGTTATGGATGACATATCTTGTGCATTCCTTAAGGTGGCAAGTGGAAAACTTTAATTATCAAAACAAATATTTGAATAATCCTGTGTACATCGTCCAGCAATTTGGGtatatgctgcagattctcagttcctccaccaacacatgtatttatggGCTgacgcagagaaaattcagagaggagctgaagaaggggataAAATATCTCTTCACACTAAATGAGAAATTAATCGCATAA